From the Brassica napus cultivar Da-Ae chromosome A8, Da-Ae, whole genome shotgun sequence genome, one window contains:
- the LOC106359611 gene encoding uncharacterized protein LOC106359611, producing the protein MEEVHSAAEPIGYSDSPFTISQPPDITNWFSSYVYESLALSSSGKDDGEREPPNGFSVREEDKYILGADKDHKPMNKNIQKTNLYESPLLSEPPDIGNWFSSYAYESPPVLDTNDALCFSVGGEDSECVKETQAEAEEEEETKDIEGKDDVCPSLFEQQLVSSSAKVADFSQSQHLLSEPPDVGNWFSSYVYESPQLSDTHEIEFCSSEKDDQLIIEESDTEGENSSGIFRKTKSKQETIPPGWLKSNDCTEAKEVSAYSNQEREKKSTVILFNASTKKEDKDSSFKQEPLFSETKEEANFIPEGYNPKPQSLQELRPKHIQETISNRQMSPRKAAQKARPEENMESVNQESDDKENVDAETGFVTMKKARFRESRDQSSMKKPIRGVLRECSRSKKLKKMATEEDEERKKKKKKRRVLGEMWNQQLSGGEEIAGKWSCPQRKKGKSGPPLKQLRLDAWVHKV; encoded by the exons ATGGAAGAAGTTCACTCAGCGGCG GAACCTATTGGATACTCCGATTCTCCATTTACCATATCCC agCCGCCAGATATTACGAATTGGTTTTCAAGTTACGTCTATGAATCTCTTGCACTGAGTTCTTCAGGCAAGGACGACGGTGAAAGAGAACCACCGAACGGGTTTTCTGTTAGAGAGGAAGATAAATACATTCTTGGTGCGGACAAAGATCATAAACCTATGAACAAGAAT ATTCAAAAGACAAATCTCTATGAGTCACCACTCCTTTCTG AACCTCCTGATATAGGCAATTGGTTTTCTAGCTATGCTTATGAATCACCGCCCGTCCTGGATACAAATGATGCTCTTTGCTTTTCGGTTGGTGGAGAAGATAGTGAATGTGTAAAGGAGACGCAagcagaagcagaagaagaagaagagactaaAGACATTGAAGGAAAAGATGATGTTTGTCCTAGTTTGTTTGAGCAACAACTCGTCTCTTCTTCTGCAAAG GTTGCAGATTTCTCTCAGTCTCAGCATCTTCTTTCAG AGCCTCCTGATGTTGGGAACTGGTTTTCAAGCTATGTGTATGAATCTCCTCAGCTTTCAGATACTCATGAAATTGAGTTTTGTTCTTCTGAGAAAGATGATCAACTAATCATTGAGGAGAGTGACACTGAGGGAGAAAATAGTTCTGGTATTTTCCGAAAAACTAAGAGCAAGCAAGAGACTATTCCTCCTGGCTGGTTAAAATCAAATGACTGCACG GAGGCCAAGGAGGTCTCTGCATATTCAAACCAAGAAAGGGAAAAGAAGTCAACGGTTATATTGTTCAATGCTTCAACCAAAAAAGAGGACAAAGATTCAAGCTTCAAGCAAGAACCATTGTTCAGTGAAACGAAAGAAGAAGCAAACTTTATCCCCGAAGGCTACAACCCAAAACCACAATCATTACAGGAGCTGAGACCAAAACATATCCAAGAAACCATTTCCAACAggcaaatgtctccaagaaaaGCTGCTCAAAAGGCTCGTCCAGAAGAAAATATGGAGTCAGTAAACCAAGAATCAGATGACAAGGAAAATGTTGACGCTGAAACTGGATTTGTAACCATGAAGAAGGCAAGATTTAGAGAATCAAGAGACCAAAGTTCCATGAAGAAACCAATCAGAGGAGTTCTGAGGGAGTGCTCGAGAAGTAAAAAGCTAAAGAAGATGGCcacagaagaagatgaagaaagaaagaagaagaagaagaagagaagagttctGGGTGAAATGTGGAATCAGCAGCTTTCTGGGGGAGAGGAGATTGCAGGAAAATGGAGTTGCCCTCAGAGAAAGAAAGGGAAATCAGGACCGCCATTGAAACAGCTTCGACTTGATGCGTGGGTGCATAAAGTCTGa
- the LOC106360693 gene encoding polycomb group protein VERNALIZATION 2-like isoform X4, producing MCRHNCCAKSSQEEEVVSPPDENLLIYCKPVRLYNILRIRSLFNPSFLPRCLSYNIRAKGKTKSGSAGIVVFNYKDCNNTLQKTEVTENCSCPFCYMTCVSFKGLQLHLNSFHDLFEFEFMLSEDDYQTVNVSVRLDAFESEEEVNHQEKYELISFCSKPRKRRQRGGKNNARRLNVTFLPMDSPSLANGTDNGTSLLSNGNHSLGYPVATQFGMNNSSPAIAQCSLDSNAKAVLASEAVVSAAKSRKLSAERSEARSNLLLQKRQFYHSHRVQPMSLEQVMSDRDSEDEVDDDVADLEDRQMLDDFVDVNKNEKRFMHLWNSFVRKQRVVADGHIPWACEAFSKFHKEELLHSSPLFWCWRLFMIKLWNIGLVDSATINNCNIILENCDSNSDNKNKNMSADVGIDINSNAMDVDDDVNNSKAK from the exons ATGTGTAGGCATAATTGTTGCGCGAAATCGTCACAAGAGGAGGAGGTGGTTTCACCACCTGATGAGAATCTCTTGATCTACTGTAAACCTGTTCGTCTCTACAACATTCTTCGCATTCGCTCCCTTTTCAAC CCATCGTTTCTTCCTAGATGCTTGAGTTACAATATTCGTGCAAAGGGCAAAACAAA GTCCGGATCTGCTGGGATtgtagtttttaattataaggATTGTAATAACACATTGCAGAAAACTgaag TGACGGAGAATTGTTCTTGTCCATTTTGCTATATGACATGTGTTAGCTTCAAG GGGCTGCAACTTCATTTGAATTCGTTCCATGACTTGTTTGAATTTGAGTTCATg CTTTCAGAAGATGATTACCAGACAGTTAATGTCTCTGTAAGACTTGATGCATTCGAATCAGAG GAAGAAGTCAACCATCAAGAGAAATATGAGCTTATCTCTTTTTG CTCGAAACCTCGTAAGCGTAGACAAAGAGGTGGTAAAAATAACGCCAGGCGACTAAACGTAACCTTTTTACCCATGGATTCACCTAGTTTAGCCAATGGCACTGATAATGGAACCTCCCTACTGAGTAATG GAAACCATAGTTTAGGATATCCCGTGGCAACACAATTTGGGATGAACAATTCTTCACCAGCCATAGCTCAATGTTCGCTGGACTCGAATGCCAAAGCTGTGTTAGCAAGCGAAGCTGTGGTCTCGGCTGCTAAGTCAAGAAAGTTATCTGCTGAGCGATCAGAGGCTAGAAG CAACCTACTTCTTCAGAAACGCCAGTTCTATCACTCTCACAGAGTTCAG CCAATGTCACTTGAGCAAGTAATGTCTGATCGAGATAGCGAAGATGAAGTGGATGATGACGTTGCAGATCTGGAAGATCGCCAG ATGCTTGATGATTTCGTGGATGTGAATAAGAACGAAAAGAGATTCATGCATCTTTGGAACTCTTTTGTAAGAAAACAAAG GGTTGTGGCGGATGGTCATATACCATGGGCATGTGAAGCTTTTTCCAAGTTTCACAAGGAAGAGTTGCTTCATTCCTCACCACTCTTCTG GTGCTGGAGATTATTTATGATAAAACTATGGAACATTGGACTTGTAGACTCGGCCACCATCAACAACTGCAATATCATCCTCGAGAATTGTGATAGTAACTCAGacaacaagaacaagaacatgAGTGCGGACGTTGGCATCGACATTAACAGTAACGCCATGGATGTTGACGACGATGTCAATAACAGCAAAGCCAAGTGA
- the LOC106360693 gene encoding polycomb group protein VERNALIZATION 2-like isoform X3 has translation MCRHNCCAKSSQEEEVVSPPDENLLIYCKPVRLYNILRIRSLFNPSFLPRCLSYNIRAKGKTKSGSAGIVVFNYKDCNNTLQKTEVTENCSCPFCYMTCVSFKGLQLHLNSFHDLFEFEFMLSEDDYQTVNVSVRLDAFESEEEVNHQEKYELISFCSKPRKRRQRGGKNNARRLNVTFLPMDSPSLANGTDNGTSLLSNGNHSLGYPVATQFGMNNSSPAIAQCSLDSNAKAVLASEAVVSAAKSRKLSAERSEARSNLLLQKRQFYHSHRVQPMSLEQVMSDRDSEDEVDDDVADLEDRQLQMLDDFVDVNKNEKRFMHLWNSFVRKQRVVADGHIPWACEAFSKFHKEELLHSSPLFWCWRLFMIKLWNIGLVDSATINNCNIILENCDSNSDNKNKNMSADVGIDINSNAMDVDDDVNNSKAK, from the exons ATGTGTAGGCATAATTGTTGCGCGAAATCGTCACAAGAGGAGGAGGTGGTTTCACCACCTGATGAGAATCTCTTGATCTACTGTAAACCTGTTCGTCTCTACAACATTCTTCGCATTCGCTCCCTTTTCAAC CCATCGTTTCTTCCTAGATGCTTGAGTTACAATATTCGTGCAAAGGGCAAAACAAA GTCCGGATCTGCTGGGATtgtagtttttaattataaggATTGTAATAACACATTGCAGAAAACTgaag TGACGGAGAATTGTTCTTGTCCATTTTGCTATATGACATGTGTTAGCTTCAAG GGGCTGCAACTTCATTTGAATTCGTTCCATGACTTGTTTGAATTTGAGTTCATg CTTTCAGAAGATGATTACCAGACAGTTAATGTCTCTGTAAGACTTGATGCATTCGAATCAGAG GAAGAAGTCAACCATCAAGAGAAATATGAGCTTATCTCTTTTTG CTCGAAACCTCGTAAGCGTAGACAAAGAGGTGGTAAAAATAACGCCAGGCGACTAAACGTAACCTTTTTACCCATGGATTCACCTAGTTTAGCCAATGGCACTGATAATGGAACCTCCCTACTGAGTAATG GAAACCATAGTTTAGGATATCCCGTGGCAACACAATTTGGGATGAACAATTCTTCACCAGCCATAGCTCAATGTTCGCTGGACTCGAATGCCAAAGCTGTGTTAGCAAGCGAAGCTGTGGTCTCGGCTGCTAAGTCAAGAAAGTTATCTGCTGAGCGATCAGAGGCTAGAAG CAACCTACTTCTTCAGAAACGCCAGTTCTATCACTCTCACAGAGTTCAG CCAATGTCACTTGAGCAAGTAATGTCTGATCGAGATAGCGAAGATGAAGTGGATGATGACGTTGCAGATCTGGAAGATCGCCAG CTGCAGATGCTTGATGATTTCGTGGATGTGAATAAGAACGAAAAGAGATTCATGCATCTTTGGAACTCTTTTGTAAGAAAACAAAG GGTTGTGGCGGATGGTCATATACCATGGGCATGTGAAGCTTTTTCCAAGTTTCACAAGGAAGAGTTGCTTCATTCCTCACCACTCTTCTG GTGCTGGAGATTATTTATGATAAAACTATGGAACATTGGACTTGTAGACTCGGCCACCATCAACAACTGCAATATCATCCTCGAGAATTGTGATAGTAACTCAGacaacaagaacaagaacatgAGTGCGGACGTTGGCATCGACATTAACAGTAACGCCATGGATGTTGACGACGATGTCAATAACAGCAAAGCCAAGTGA
- the LOC106360693 gene encoding polycomb group protein VERNALIZATION 2-like isoform X2: MCRHNCCAKSSQEEEVVSPPDENLLIYCKPVRLYNILRIRSLFNPSFLPRCLSYNIRAKGKTKSGSAGIVVFNYKDCNNTLQKTEGVCVCVCFIMFSHVYFSLLLFLFPEFFHAVTENCSCPFCYMTCVSFKGLQLHLNSFHDLFEFEFMLSEDDYQTVNVSVRLDAFESEEEVNHQEKYELISFCSKPRKRRQRGGKNNARRLNVTFLPMDSPSLANGTDNGTSLLSNGNHSLGYPVATQFGMNNSSPAIAQCSLDSNAKAVLASEAVVSAAKSRKLSAERSEARSNLLLQKRQFYHSHRVQPMSLEQVMSDRDSEDEVDDDVADLEDRQMLDDFVDVNKNEKRFMHLWNSFVRKQRVVADGHIPWACEAFSKFHKEELLHSSPLFWCWRLFMIKLWNIGLVDSATINNCNIILENCDSNSDNKNKNMSADVGIDINSNAMDVDDDVNNSKAK; this comes from the exons ATGTGTAGGCATAATTGTTGCGCGAAATCGTCACAAGAGGAGGAGGTGGTTTCACCACCTGATGAGAATCTCTTGATCTACTGTAAACCTGTTCGTCTCTACAACATTCTTCGCATTCGCTCCCTTTTCAAC CCATCGTTTCTTCCTAGATGCTTGAGTTACAATATTCGTGCAAAGGGCAAAACAAA GTCCGGATCTGCTGGGATtgtagtttttaattataaggATTGTAATAACACATTGCAGAAAACTgaaggtgtgtgtgtgtgtgtgtgttttattatGTTCTCTCATGTCTATTTCTCtctacttttgtttttatttcctGAATTTTTTCACGCAGTGACGGAGAATTGTTCTTGTCCATTTTGCTATATGACATGTGTTAGCTTCAAG GGGCTGCAACTTCATTTGAATTCGTTCCATGACTTGTTTGAATTTGAGTTCATg CTTTCAGAAGATGATTACCAGACAGTTAATGTCTCTGTAAGACTTGATGCATTCGAATCAGAG GAAGAAGTCAACCATCAAGAGAAATATGAGCTTATCTCTTTTTG CTCGAAACCTCGTAAGCGTAGACAAAGAGGTGGTAAAAATAACGCCAGGCGACTAAACGTAACCTTTTTACCCATGGATTCACCTAGTTTAGCCAATGGCACTGATAATGGAACCTCCCTACTGAGTAATG GAAACCATAGTTTAGGATATCCCGTGGCAACACAATTTGGGATGAACAATTCTTCACCAGCCATAGCTCAATGTTCGCTGGACTCGAATGCCAAAGCTGTGTTAGCAAGCGAAGCTGTGGTCTCGGCTGCTAAGTCAAGAAAGTTATCTGCTGAGCGATCAGAGGCTAGAAG CAACCTACTTCTTCAGAAACGCCAGTTCTATCACTCTCACAGAGTTCAG CCAATGTCACTTGAGCAAGTAATGTCTGATCGAGATAGCGAAGATGAAGTGGATGATGACGTTGCAGATCTGGAAGATCGCCAG ATGCTTGATGATTTCGTGGATGTGAATAAGAACGAAAAGAGATTCATGCATCTTTGGAACTCTTTTGTAAGAAAACAAAG GGTTGTGGCGGATGGTCATATACCATGGGCATGTGAAGCTTTTTCCAAGTTTCACAAGGAAGAGTTGCTTCATTCCTCACCACTCTTCTG GTGCTGGAGATTATTTATGATAAAACTATGGAACATTGGACTTGTAGACTCGGCCACCATCAACAACTGCAATATCATCCTCGAGAATTGTGATAGTAACTCAGacaacaagaacaagaacatgAGTGCGGACGTTGGCATCGACATTAACAGTAACGCCATGGATGTTGACGACGATGTCAATAACAGCAAAGCCAAGTGA
- the LOC106360693 gene encoding polycomb group protein VERNALIZATION 2-like isoform X1, producing the protein MCRHNCCAKSSQEEEVVSPPDENLLIYCKPVRLYNILRIRSLFNPSFLPRCLSYNIRAKGKTKSGSAGIVVFNYKDCNNTLQKTEGVCVCVCFIMFSHVYFSLLLFLFPEFFHAVTENCSCPFCYMTCVSFKGLQLHLNSFHDLFEFEFMLSEDDYQTVNVSVRLDAFESEEEVNHQEKYELISFCSKPRKRRQRGGKNNARRLNVTFLPMDSPSLANGTDNGTSLLSNGNHSLGYPVATQFGMNNSSPAIAQCSLDSNAKAVLASEAVVSAAKSRKLSAERSEARSNLLLQKRQFYHSHRVQPMSLEQVMSDRDSEDEVDDDVADLEDRQLQMLDDFVDVNKNEKRFMHLWNSFVRKQRVVADGHIPWACEAFSKFHKEELLHSSPLFWCWRLFMIKLWNIGLVDSATINNCNIILENCDSNSDNKNKNMSADVGIDINSNAMDVDDDVNNSKAK; encoded by the exons ATGTGTAGGCATAATTGTTGCGCGAAATCGTCACAAGAGGAGGAGGTGGTTTCACCACCTGATGAGAATCTCTTGATCTACTGTAAACCTGTTCGTCTCTACAACATTCTTCGCATTCGCTCCCTTTTCAAC CCATCGTTTCTTCCTAGATGCTTGAGTTACAATATTCGTGCAAAGGGCAAAACAAA GTCCGGATCTGCTGGGATtgtagtttttaattataaggATTGTAATAACACATTGCAGAAAACTgaaggtgtgtgtgtgtgtgtgtgttttattatGTTCTCTCATGTCTATTTCTCtctacttttgtttttatttcctGAATTTTTTCACGCAGTGACGGAGAATTGTTCTTGTCCATTTTGCTATATGACATGTGTTAGCTTCAAG GGGCTGCAACTTCATTTGAATTCGTTCCATGACTTGTTTGAATTTGAGTTCATg CTTTCAGAAGATGATTACCAGACAGTTAATGTCTCTGTAAGACTTGATGCATTCGAATCAGAG GAAGAAGTCAACCATCAAGAGAAATATGAGCTTATCTCTTTTTG CTCGAAACCTCGTAAGCGTAGACAAAGAGGTGGTAAAAATAACGCCAGGCGACTAAACGTAACCTTTTTACCCATGGATTCACCTAGTTTAGCCAATGGCACTGATAATGGAACCTCCCTACTGAGTAATG GAAACCATAGTTTAGGATATCCCGTGGCAACACAATTTGGGATGAACAATTCTTCACCAGCCATAGCTCAATGTTCGCTGGACTCGAATGCCAAAGCTGTGTTAGCAAGCGAAGCTGTGGTCTCGGCTGCTAAGTCAAGAAAGTTATCTGCTGAGCGATCAGAGGCTAGAAG CAACCTACTTCTTCAGAAACGCCAGTTCTATCACTCTCACAGAGTTCAG CCAATGTCACTTGAGCAAGTAATGTCTGATCGAGATAGCGAAGATGAAGTGGATGATGACGTTGCAGATCTGGAAGATCGCCAG CTGCAGATGCTTGATGATTTCGTGGATGTGAATAAGAACGAAAAGAGATTCATGCATCTTTGGAACTCTTTTGTAAGAAAACAAAG GGTTGTGGCGGATGGTCATATACCATGGGCATGTGAAGCTTTTTCCAAGTTTCACAAGGAAGAGTTGCTTCATTCCTCACCACTCTTCTG GTGCTGGAGATTATTTATGATAAAACTATGGAACATTGGACTTGTAGACTCGGCCACCATCAACAACTGCAATATCATCCTCGAGAATTGTGATAGTAACTCAGacaacaagaacaagaacatgAGTGCGGACGTTGGCATCGACATTAACAGTAACGCCATGGATGTTGACGACGATGTCAATAACAGCAAAGCCAAGTGA
- the LOC106360694 gene encoding RGG repeats nuclear RNA binding protein A isoform X1: MATLNPFDLLGDDAEDPSQIAVSISADKPKKPAPVSAKSSAPSRQLPQPVREARSDAPRGGGRGGGGDRGSSRGRGGYNRDFRGGDGNSGGYNKPSEEGGISKPFYEKRSVYGGAPRGGGRRGEAGEGERPRRTYERRSGTGRGGDFKREGAGRGNWGTPGEEVLVVETEEVAGAEIEKPAGDEVVADAKKENAAEVEEQKEPEDKEMTLDEYEKILEEKKKSLQSQTTSERKVDTKVFESMQQLSNKKKSNDEIFIKLGSDKDKRKDDKEEKAQKAVSINEFLKPAEGENYYRGGGRGGGRGRGRGGRDRGVVSGGGFDGYRSEAAPAIGDTAQFPSLGGK, from the exons ATGGCAACTTTGAACCCTTTTGATCTGTTGGGTGACGACGCAGAGGATCCGAGCCAGATCGCCGTCTCCATCTCTGCTGATAAGCCCAAGAAACCTGCACCTGTTTCCGCTAAGTCATCTGCTCCGTCGAGGCAGCTTCCTCAACCTG TGAGAGAGGCTAGGAGTGATGCTCCACGCGGCGGTGgacgtggtggtggtggagaccGAGGATCTAGCCGTGGTCGTGGTGGTTACAACCGTGATTTTAGAGGCGGTGATGGTAACAGTGGAGGATACAATAAGCCCTCTGAGGAAGGAGGCATTTCAAAGCCTTTCTATGAGAAACGTAGTGTATATGGCGGTGCTCCTCGTGGTGGTGGTCGACGTGGTGAAGCTGGTGAAGGTGAACGTCCTCGAAGGACATACGAGCGTCGTAGTGGAACTGGCCGAGG GGGTGACTTCAAAAGGGAAGGAGCTGGTCGTGGAAATTGGGGAACACCAGGAGAAGAAGTTCTTGTTGT GGAGACTGAAGAAGTTGCTGGTGCTGAGATTGAGAAGCCTGCTGGTGATGAGGTTGTTGCTGATGCTAAGAAGGAGAACGCTGCTGAAGTCGAGGAGCAGAAAGAGCCTGAAGATAAG GAGATGACTCTGGATGAGTATGAGAAAATACTTGAGGAGAAGAAAAAGTCTCTTCAGTCTCAGACCACCTCTGAGAGGAAAGTTGATACGAAAGTGTTTGAATCAATGCAACAACTCTCAAACAAGAAGAAGTCTAACGATGAAATCTTCATCAAGCTG GGTTCTGATAAGGACAAACGCAAAGATGACAAAGAAGAGAAGGCTCAGAAG GCTGTGAGCATTAATGAGTTTCTGAAACCAGCTGAGGGTGAGAACTACTACCGAGGAGGAGGCCGTGGTGGTGGTCGTGGAAGGGGACGTGGTGGTCGTGACCGTGGAGTTGTTTCTGGTGGTGGATTTGATGGTTACCGTAGTGAAGCTGCGCCTGCCATCGGAGATACTGCTCAGTTCCCATCTCTTGGGGGCAAGTAA
- the LOC106360694 gene encoding RGG repeats nuclear RNA binding protein A isoform X2, with product MLHAAVDVVVVETEDLAVVVVVTTVILEAVMVTVEDTISPLRKEAFQSLSMRNVVAGEGERPRRTYERRSGTGRGGDFKREGAGRGNWGTPGEEVLVVETEEVAGAEIEKPAGDEVVADAKKENAAEVEEQKEPEDKEMTLDEYEKILEEKKKSLQSQTTSERKVDTKVFESMQQLSNKKKSNDEIFIKLGSDKDKRKDDKEEKAQKAVSINEFLKPAEGENYYRGGGRGGGRGRGRGGRDRGVVSGGGFDGYRSEAAPAIGDTAQFPSLGGK from the exons ATGCTCCACGCGGCGGTGgacgtggtggtggtggagaccGAGGATCTAGCCGTGGTCGTGGTGGTTACAACCGTGATTTTAGAGGCGGTGATGGTAACAGTGGAGGATACAATAAGCCCTCTGAGGAAGGAGGCATTTCAAAGCCTTTCTATGAGAAACGTAGT AGCTGGTGAAGGTGAACGTCCTCGAAGGACATACGAGCGTCGTAGTGGAACTGGCCGAGG GGGTGACTTCAAAAGGGAAGGAGCTGGTCGTGGAAATTGGGGAACACCAGGAGAAGAAGTTCTTGTTGT GGAGACTGAAGAAGTTGCTGGTGCTGAGATTGAGAAGCCTGCTGGTGATGAGGTTGTTGCTGATGCTAAGAAGGAGAACGCTGCTGAAGTCGAGGAGCAGAAAGAGCCTGAAGATAAG GAGATGACTCTGGATGAGTATGAGAAAATACTTGAGGAGAAGAAAAAGTCTCTTCAGTCTCAGACCACCTCTGAGAGGAAAGTTGATACGAAAGTGTTTGAATCAATGCAACAACTCTCAAACAAGAAGAAGTCTAACGATGAAATCTTCATCAAGCTG GGTTCTGATAAGGACAAACGCAAAGATGACAAAGAAGAGAAGGCTCAGAAG GCTGTGAGCATTAATGAGTTTCTGAAACCAGCTGAGGGTGAGAACTACTACCGAGGAGGAGGCCGTGGTGGTGGTCGTGGAAGGGGACGTGGTGGTCGTGACCGTGGAGTTGTTTCTGGTGGTGGATTTGATGGTTACCGTAGTGAAGCTGCGCCTGCCATCGGAGATACTGCTCAGTTCCCATCTCTTGGGGGCAAGTAA